In Trichomycterus rosablanca isolate fTriRos1 chromosome 4, fTriRos1.hap1, whole genome shotgun sequence, one DNA window encodes the following:
- the LOC134312384 gene encoding B-cell CLL/lymphoma 6 member B protein-like, producing the protein MSKMQMSEDEYQVSTRHNSMQEYVKEFTRHSNDVLLNLNELRHRDILNDATLLVGSARLRAHCAVLTACSGLFYSLFSHHKTSAAGEQGVSVSLPEGLDAGSVALLLDFMYTSRLPLSPDTAPGVLAAATYLQMEHVADTCRVFLKNSKDLCPPEVELVSTNTGGRSPNHPSFSSLPSIPAVDTKEPSPAKARVSRENFLQVSSVSSSQRLKVEEAESSALSHSPPSPDSPSQCSGQPNSPVESSSCTFPPKPKQCSESRLLPDPKACNWKKYKYIILNPLCASSIKEEECGEDQQMFDHSPSTTNQTNISPKTTNKAWLVTGPQLKDNGQDLSRDCDSPRLKVDASFGGLLPQTADIYRESLATVSKDCRGMCSPYHHPYPSVLEASKQNAHPFGKLSVKLEHQSPVICYSGTQGNTKSTSSEKPYRCNVCGAQFNRPANLKTHSRIHSGEKPYRCDTCGARFVQVAHLRAHVLIHTGEKPYPCQTCGTRFRHLQTLKSHLRIHTGEKPYSCEKCDLHFRHKSQLRLHLRQKHGAITNTKIRYNVLANPYQTA; encoded by the exons ATGAGCAAAATGCAGATGTCTGAGGATGAATATCAGGTCTCCACAAGGCATAACTCGATGCAGGAATATGTAAAGGAGTTCACCCGTCACTCCAATGACGTCTTACTGAACTTAAATGAGCTACGGCATCGCGACATCCTGAATGATGCCACCCTGCTGGTGGGCAGTGCCCGTCTGCGCGCCCATTGTGCTGTGCTCACAGCATGCAG TGGCTTGTTCTACTCACTGTTCTCCCACCATAAGACCAGTGCAGCTGGTGAGCAAGGGGTTTCTGTGTCACTGCCGGAGGGGCTGGATGCGGGCAGTGTGGCATTGCTGCTGGACTTCATGTATACTTCCCGCCTTCCTCTCAGTCCTGACACAGCCCCTGGAGTGCTTGCAGCGGCCACCTACCTGCAGATGGAGCATGTTGCTGACACCTGCAGAGTATTCCTAAAAAACAG TAAAGATCTCTGTCCTCCTGAGGTGGAACTGGTCTCCACAAACACTGGGGGTAGATCTCCAAACCATCCCTCCTTTTCTTCACTGCCCTCCATACCTGCTGTCGACACAAAAGAACCAAGCCCTGCCAAAGCCAG GGTTTCAAGAGAAAACTTTTTACAAGTAAGTTCAGTTTCCAGCTCTCAGCGCTTAAAAGTGGAGGAAGCTGAATCTTCAGCTTTGTCTCATAGCCCCCCATCTCCAGACAGTCCCTCTCAGTGCAGTGGCCAGCCAAATTCACCAGTTGAGTCTAGTAGCTGTACTTTTCCCCCTAAACCGAAG CAATGTTCTGAATCCAGGCTTTTGCCAGACCCTAAGGCCTGTAACTggaagaaatataaatatattatcctAAACCCTCTTTGTGCCTCATCCATTAAAGAGGAGGAGTGCGGGGAGGACCAACAAATGTTTGACCACTCCCCCTCTACcacaaatcaaacaaatatCTCACCCAAAACAACCAATAAGGCATGGTTGGTTACTGGACCACAACTAAAGGATAATGG acAAGACCTGTCTCGTGATTGTGACAGTCCTCGACTGAAAGTAGATGCTTCCTTTGGGGGCCTCTTACCACAGACAGCAGACATTTACAGGGAATCCCTAGCCACAGTTTCTAAAGATTGCAGAG GAATGTGCTCTCCATATCACCACCCATATCCTTCAGTGCTAGAGGCATCCAAGCAGAATGCTCATCCTTTTGGGAAGCTTTCAGtcaaactggaacatcagtccCCAGTGATCTGTTATTCAGGAACTCAAGGGAACACAAAGTCTACCAGCTCAG AAAAACCATATCGCTGCAATGTGTGTGGAGCTCAGTTTAATCGGCCAGCCAATCTGAAGACCCATTCCCGCATTCATTCAGGAGAAAAGCCATATCGCTGTGACACATGTGGTGCTCGATTTGTCCAG GTTGCTCATCTGCGTGCCCATGTTTTAATCCACACTGGGGAGAAGCCATACCCCTGCCAAACATGTGGAACACGTTTCCGTCACCTGCAGACACTGAAGAGCCAcctgcgcattcacacaggGGAGAAACCATACAGT TGTGAGAAGTGTGATCTGCACTTCCGCCATAAGAGCCAGCTAAGACTGCATCTAAGGCAGAAGCATGGTGCCATAACCAACACCAAGATCCGCTATAATGTTCTGGCTAATCCATACCAAACTGCATAA
- the kdm6ba gene encoding lysine-specific demethylase 6B: MHHTVEQFGARSSRDPFPLDGLNRGPWATVGNRAWPPPSRCTPGVGQQQFLPHLPPSHMPGLNHPSKFNSGPMARGGDKLDLPQALLPGLHRDPRMPPAHPRPWDPLRQHFEPLPSDDHVRLHKGYNAGPPAHLTARANQLLKYGPPPLQPGSRPMPPLQDMWEHSQQQQQPQHRGPYSHAGQLKRSAPLLGGHSVIQHTPLSFTRPNEVCPSPSKRKRSSESDQNMISTHSFPEPVGTSLSLLQQPQPPYHLPKQGFWNPLQKEDANWNPAERKADQAVFQDMQRPDIAAYNYKQSPSSKPSSISPPSATPGGYGQSKGPSPQHLRPSQSPHSLGSSPHNNHLQQPTYTFTSNKPLAQTQGEQPIIPSHKVHASRMRPSDRQASHSQSLSNSAKRENPAPTPAHHTTVPYSHPRFQPHPGLVHSSSSFNSGTQAPQCTDQKPYRNQNKHGLHATESGPYNLLMDSQVATSSLQQQQNKSREIENTGISQARAPVITPNMPSVQTSVPPCSLGLFSSVDTVSAPSANESGATTVNSWRTLDPSVLISNPDPVPPTQGLQHQDYQRAQTLTAAHASDHREDKIQRQAALPTQQSQGSTQYIPKVSLASPSLSSGFQGSGNGVIASKASDNLLQAASSPLHYSHPTLSITVNTVPQPKSDPLHHQTEPALSQVPPVQMYKTPCQQPTISSPVSIEDALKKLDAELQNHLRAEERREQEEEIKQNRKSDKVGVNVHDDSATKNLKCLMSNNALDPPPPCLSPAVAPSTVLAPSQTSSHFPWLCRGGVAARPLLPGASPLERSHPPPLTPQTDYAREKQRQREQWNNGASLSPLSENTSGITSPTKSFKPVPTDPLIKTGQPTTLCQSKDSTLEKHLEFNASDATPNPSNLREPPKLYQAFVPRDTLPTTCVAGTDSPNTHYALPSAGLGSLGSSGSSCSEDSDGAQFEEEPSELLPDGLANIMKMLDESIKKEEELYSAEGIVQNDQESQFSINVAPTKGSYLCAPDLMPALKQPAAEDYIIDTHASPPVLSRQGSLASPCSRTSSLEEEEETLKIIPKPDDNIDNKSQDCGFGITGNSYRHSDLAKLYGLSDAVKSECEEDEENEEEAEQENETPSCSPPPTRPHLHQTGVNSMFKNLATVLEGQKYAYRGGPFGRPPPSALVGVKYSSSLSLGPDICNQQSTSPTSDFINHPGFSNAGQPTTNTTSEQSEPFSPSRWESERNDMLLLSQLNLSGHDEEEQSKKESILKGNSGSLKDKLTTISESSLAELGHSCDVILNRHNPQSESSTAYKKSGKLKICTSEKEREQYHDPERKHKHASKKQEERKERRKKHREKREERSHSSSSSSSSGFNRRHKEGKSHREKWSNIEFQKERVVEKKKKKEEGSEREEWVSRNKEKSIKSDHSSLPAIGTADFQKLKALTDGPPKELKIRLIKVESGDRETFIASEVEEKRIPLEEISIKNTACEIIRACKSARIKGKFKESYLLPAFSVKPVMTMPIPREKLNPPTPSIYLESKRDALSPVLLQFCTDPKNPITVIRGLAGSLRLNLGLFSTKSLVDANGEHAVEVRTQVQQPADENWDATGTGQIWPCESSRSHTTISKYAQYQASSFQESLQDEKISDDDSDDDKKAVSNSESTSNSTLGCSSEQKSVGKIIKFGTNIDLSDPKRWKSQLQELQKLPAFMRVSSSGNMLSHVGHTILGMNSVQLYMKVPGSRTPGHQENNNFCSVNINIGPGDCEWFAVHDNYWESISNFCEKHGVDYLTGSWWPVLEDLYRSNIPVYRFIQRPGDLVWINAGTVHWVQAVGWCNNIAWNVGPLHGYQYQLALERFEWNEVKKVKSIVPMIHVSWNVACTVKVTDPDTYKMIKHCLLQSLKHSQILRDQLVAAGKKISYQSRVKDEPAYYCNECDVEVFNLLFVTSENGSKKMYVVHCEDCARQRNPSLSNVVVLEQYSIEDLMNTYDSFSLASSHSSQ; the protein is encoded by the exons ATGCATCACACAGTGGAGCAGTTCGGTGCACGCAGCTCACGGGACCCTTTTCCTCTAGACGGTCTCAACCGGGGACCATGGGCTACCGTGGGCAACCGTGCCTGGCCCCCTCCCTCAAG GTGCACACCCGGTGTCGGTCAACAGCAGTTTCTGCCCCATCTCCCACCTAGTCACATGCCAGGACTAAACCATCCAAGTAAATTTAACAGTGG TCCCATGGCACGTGGAGGGGATAAACTGGACCTTCCTCAGGCCTTGTTACCAGGGTTACATAGGGATCCTAGGATGCCCCCAGCTCATCCTAGACCCTGGGACCCACTTCGTCAACATTTTGAGCCACTTCCGAGTGATGATCATGTCCGCTTGCACAAAGGATACAATGCTGGCCCACCTGCACACCTTACTGCCCGTGCCAACCAGCTTTTAAAA TATGGTCCCCCTCCATTACAACCTGGATCCAGACCCATGCCTCCACTCCAAGACATGTGGGAACActcccaacagcagcagcaaccgCAACATAGGGGTCCTTACTCTCATGCTGGCCAACTAAAGCGCTCAGCACCCCTTCTGGGAGGGCATTCGGTGATTCAGCACACCCCTCTTTCCTTTACCAGGCCCAATGAGGTCTGCCCCAGTCCAAGCAAGAGaaagaggagttcagaatctgatCAG AACATGATCAGTACCCATTCATTTCCTGAGCCTGTGGGAACATCACTATCCCTGCTTCAACAGCCTCAGCCCCCATATCACCTTCCCAAACAAGGATTCTGGAACCCTTTGCAAAAAGAGGATGCTAACTGGAACCCAGCAGAACGCAAGGCAGACCAAGCTGTTTTTCAG GACATGCAGAGACCAGACATAGCTGCTTACAACTACAAACAATCTCCATCCTCCAAACCTTCTTCCATCTCTCCACCTTCTGCCACCCCTGGGGGTTATGGACAAAGCAAAGGTCCTTCTCCTCAACACCTTAGGCCTTCTCAGTCACCACATTCTCTGGGATCCTCCCCTCACAACAACCACCTCCAGCAACCAACTTATACCTTTACCAGTAACAAACCTTTAGCTCAAACTCAGGGGGAGCAACCGATCATTCCCTCCCACAAAGTGCATGCTTCTAGAATGAGGCCTTCAGACAGACAGGCATCTCATTCTCAATCCTTGTCAAACTCAGCAAAGAGGGAAAACCCTGCTCCcacaccagcacaccacacCACTGTGCCTTACAGCCACCCCAGATTCCAGCCCCACCCAGGGCTGGTCCACAGTTCCAGTTCTTTTAACAGTGGGACCCAGGCACCACAATGCACTGATCAGAAGCCTTATAGGAATCAGAACAAACATGGACTTCATGCTACA GAGTCGGGTCCCTATAACCTATTGATGGATTCTCAGGTGGCCACTTCCTCTCTACAGCAACAGCAGAATAAATCTAGGGAGATTGAAAATACAGGCATTTCTCAGGCTCGGGCCCCAGTCATCACGCCCAACATGCCATCTGTGCAGACTTCAGTTCCTCCTTGTTCTCTGGGTCTATTTAGTAGTGTGGATACTGTCTCAGCACCATCTGCTAATGAGTCTGGAGCTACCACTGTGAACAGCTGGAGGACTCTAGACCCTTCAGTGCTAATATCAAACCCTGATCCAGTTCCACCTACACAGGGTCTCCAACACCAAGATTATCAGAGAGCGCAGACTCTCACCGCAGCCCATGCCAGTGACCACCGGGAGGACAAAATTCAGCGCCAAGCTGCCCTTCCTACCCAACAAAGTCAGGGCAGCACCCAGTATATTCCAAAAGTATCCTTAGCTTCTCCCTCCCTCAGCTCAGGGTTTCAAGGATCAGGAAATGGTGTCATCGCCAGCAAGGCCTCAGACAACCTTCTGCAGGCTGCTAGTTCACCTCTTCACTACTCACATCCTACATTGTCCATCACTGTGAACACAGTCCCTCAGCCAAAGTCTGATCCATTGCATCATCAGACAGAGCCAGCATTATCTCAGGTGCCACCTGTTCAGATGTATAAAACACCATGCCAGCAACCTACCATCTCTAGTCCTGTGTCAATTGAGGATGCACTTAAAAAGCTTGACGCTGAGCTGCAGAACCACTTAAGAGCTGAAGAGAGAAGAGAACAGGAAGAGGAAATTAAACAGAATAGGAAGAGTGATAAAGTAGGAGTAAATGTACATGATGATTCTGCAACTAAGAATCTGAAGTGCTTGATGTCAAATAATGCACTTGATCCACCTCCTCCATGCCTGTCTCCAGCCGTTGCACCCTCCACGGTCTTGGCCCCAAGCCAAACATCGTCTCATTTTCCATGGCTGTGCCGAGGCGGTGTGGCTGCACGTCCATTATTGCCTGGTGCTTCTCCCCTAGAACGGTCTCACCCACCTCCTCTCACCCCCCAGACAGACTATGCTCGTGAAAAACAGAGGCAAAGAGAGCAATGGAACAATGGTGCTTCACTCAGCCCCCTTTCTGAGAATACCTCAGGGATTACTTCACCTACAAAGTCCTTTAAACCTGTCCCAACAGACCCTTTAATTAAAACAGGACAACCAACAACACTCTGTCAATCTAAAGACTCTACTTTGGAAAAGCACCTTGAGTTTAATGCATCAGATGCTACTCCCAACCCTTCAAACTTGCGAGAACCCCCAAAACTGTACCAGGCTTTTGTACCCAGGGACACTCTGCCAACAACTTGTGTAGCAGGCACAGATTCACCAAATACCCACTATGCATTACCCAGTGCTGGGCTAGGAAGTCTTGGCAGTAGTGGCAGTAGCTGCAGTGAGGATTCAGATGGTGCCCAATTTGAAGAGGAACCATCTGAGCTCTTACCTGATGGCTTGGCAAACATCATGAAAATGTTAGATGAGTCCATTAAGAAAGAAGAAGAACTCTATTCTGCTGAAGGTATTGTGCAAAATGACCAAGAAAGTCAATTTTCTATTAATGTAGCACCCACAAAGGGTAGCTATCTGTGTGCCCCAGATCTTATGCCTGCCCTAAAGCAGCCAGCTGCAGAAGATTATATAATAGACACCCATGCTAGCCCTCCTGTCCTTAGTCGTCAGGGCTCTTTGGCATCCCCTTGCAGTCGTACATCTTCACTTGAGGAAGAGGAAGAGACGCTTAAGATCATTCCAAAACCTGATGATAATATTGACAATAAATCTCAAGATTGTGGTTTTGGCATCACAGGTAACAGTTATCGTCATAGTGACCTGGCAAAACTATATGGACTTTCAGATGCAGTAAAGAGTGAGTGTGAGGAAGATGAAGAAAATGAGGAAGAGGCAGAACAGGAAAACGAGACACCTTCATGTTCCCCACCACCTACAAGGCCACACCTGCATCAGACCGGAGTTAACAGCATGTTTAAAAATCTGGCCACTGTGCTAGAGGGCCAGAAGTATGCTTACCGCGGAGGGCCATTTGGTCGGCCACCTCCCTCGGCCCTGGTAGGAGTTAAGTACTCTTCCTCACTTTCTTTGGGCCCAGATATCTGCAACCAACAGAGCACTTCTCCTACTTCAGATTTTATAAATCACCCAGGCTTTAGTAATGCAGGGCAACCCACAACAAACACTACCTCTGAACAATCTGAACCTTTCTCACCATCAAGATGGGAGTCTGAAAGAAACGATATGCTTTTACTGAGCCAGTTAAACCTCTCTGGACATGATGAGGAAGAACAGAGTAAGAAGGAGTCCATACTTAAAGGAAATTCTGGTAGTTTAAAGGACAAACTCACAACAATCTCAGAATCATCGCTTGCAGAGTTAGGTCATAGTTGTGATGTCATTCTAAACAGACACAACCCACAGTCAGAATCATCCACAGCATATAAAAAGTCTGGGAAACTGAAGATCTGCACATCTGAAAAAGAAAGGGAACAATACCATGACCCAGAGAGGAAACACAAACACGCTAGCAAAAAGCAGGAAGAACGGAAAGAGAGACggaaaaaacacagagaaaaacgaGAAGAAAGATCCCACTCTTCGTCCTCCTCCTCGTCTTCAGGCTTTAACCGAAGGCACAAGGAAGGTAAATCACATAGGGAGAAATGGAGCAACATAGAGTTTCAAAAAGAGCGAGTagtagagaaaaagaaaaagaaagaagaaggaAGTGAAAGGGAGGAATGGGTGTCTCGAAACAAGGAGAAAAGTATAAAGTCTGATCATTCATCTTTACCTGCAATTGGTACAGCAGACTTTCAGAAATTAAAGGCTCTAACAGATGGGCCTCCCAAAGAGCTAAAGATTCGCCTGATTAAAGTCGAAAGTGGAGATCGAGAAACCTTTATCGCCTCAGAAGTGGAGGAGAAAAGAATTCCACTGGAGGAGATTTCCATTAAGAATACAGCCTGTGAAATCATCAGAGCTTGCAA GAGTGCCCGTATCAAAGGAAAGTTTAAGGAGTCCTATTTGCTCCCTGCCTTCTCTGTGAAACCAGTTATGACCATGCCAATTCCTCGGGAAAAGCTTAACCCTCCAACACCCAGCATCTAT CTGGAAAGCAAGAGAGATGCATTGTCGCCTGTACTGCTTCAGTTCTGTACAGACCCCAAGAATCCAATTACTGTCATCAGAGGACTGGCGGGCTCTCTTAGACTGA ATTTGGGTCTCTTCTCCACAAAATCTCTGGTGGATGCAAATGGAGAACATGCGGTGGAGGTGAGAACTCAGGTGCAGCAGCCAGCTGATGAAAACTGGGATGCCACTGGTACTGGGCAAATCTGGCCCTGTGAAAGCAGTCGATCACACACCACCATATCAAAATATGCCCAGTACCAGGCATCCAGCTTTCAGGAAAGTCTACAG GACGAGAAAATTAGTGATGATGATTCTGATGATGATAAGAAGGCTGTCTCTAATTCTGAGAGTACAAGCAACTCTACTTTAGGCTGCAG CTCAGAACAAAAGTCTGtgggaaaaataattaaatttggTACCAACATTGACCTCTCTGATCCCAAGAG atGGAAGTCTCAGCTACAGGAGCTGCAAAAGTTGCCAGCCTTCATGCGTGTGTCCTCAAGTGGCAATATGCTCAGTCATGTAGGTCACACCATCCTGGGCATGAATTCTGTACAGCTCTACATGAAGGTCCCTGGCAGTCGAACACCAG GTCACCAGGAAAATAACAATTTCTGCTCAGTAAACATCAACATTGGTCCTGGAGACTGTGAGTGGTTTGCTGTCCATGACAACTACTGGGAGTCAATTAGCAATTTCTGTGAAAA ACATGGAGTGGACTATTTAACTGGATCATGGTGGCCGGTGTTGGAGGATCTGTACCGTTCCAACATCCCAGTGTACCGCTTTATCCAGAGACCTGGTGACCTCGTGTGGATTAATGCAGGCACTGTGCACTGGGTCCAGGCTGTGGGTTGGTGCAATAACATTGCGTGGAATGTTGGACCCTTGCATG GCTATCAGTACCAGCTGGCTTTGGAAAGGTTTGAATGGAATGAAGTGAAGAAGGTGAAGTCCATCGTTCCTATGATTCATGTTTCCTGGAATGTGGCCTGCACAGTTAAAGTTACTGACCCTGACACTTACAAGATGATTAA ACACTGTCTTCTGCAGTCGCTGAAGCACAGTCAGATTCTAAGAGACCAGCTAGTGGCTGCAGGAAAGAAGATCTCATACCAGAGCAGAGTAAAGGATGAGCCCGCCTACTATTGCAATGAATGTGAT GTGGAAGTGTTTAACCTGCTGTTTGTGACAAGTGAGAATGGCAGTAAGAAGATGTATGTGGTGCACTGTGAGGACTGTGCCAGGCAACGCAATCCCAGTCTCTCCAATGTAGTGGTGCTAGAACAATACAGTATAGAGGACCTGATGAACACTTATGACTCCTTCAGCCTG gcCTCAAGTCACAGCTCTCAATGA